The Bacteroidales bacterium genomic interval GACCTGGATGCCAATGAGATATTGGGTTGTCTAAATATGATACAGGGTATGATCTAAACAATGGGATCGGGGCAGAAGTCTCTTCTTTTGCAGCTTTTGCAGTGTTTTCCCATCCATACCTGGTCAAACTGGTGCATGATGGGATCGATCCATTCGGGGTCGGTGGTGATGATGCCGGATTCAAAGTTCCGCGTGTTTGGGCTTTTGATGCCCAGTCCTGCGCCTGTAAGGTTGGCCGAGCCGGTGTAGGCCAGCCGGCCATCCACCACGATATGCTTGAAATGGACCCTGGGACAAAGCTGGCGCTCCATGTTTTTCCATAATTCCGGGTATTTATCAAAGCTGTTGCGGAAGTTCACCCCCGGCTCTTTGGCATGCAGCAGGCGAATGGCCACTTTCCTTTTTACCAGTTCTTCCAGCACAGCCAAAAAAGACCTCACACCTCCGTGGTGATGGACATGGA includes:
- a CDS encoding phospholipase D family protein, translated to HVHHHGGVRSFLAVLEELVKRKVAIRLLHAKEPGVNFRNSFDKYPELWKNMERQLCPRVHFKHIVVDGRLAYTGSANLTGAGLGIKSPNTRNFESGIITTDPEWIDPIMHQFDQVWMGKHCKSCKRRDFCPDPIV